The genome window CGTACCCGTTCAGCGCTCTGGTGGGGCAGGATCTGTTGAAGAAGGGGCTCCTTGCGATCGCGGTGGACCCGTCGATCGGCGGGATCCTGCTGCGGGGCGAGAAGGGGACGGGGAAGACGACGGCGGTGCGCT of Thermodesulfobacteriota bacterium contains these proteins:
- a CDS encoding magnesium chelatase, encoding MTRPYPFSALVGQDLLKKGLLAIAVDPSIGGILLRGEKGTGKTTAVR